One part of the Vitis riparia cultivar Riparia Gloire de Montpellier isolate 1030 chromosome 8, EGFV_Vit.rip_1.0, whole genome shotgun sequence genome encodes these proteins:
- the LOC117920878 gene encoding DNA gyrase subunit B, chloroplastic/mitochondrial-like → MALRLRPPYLPLRMMASRFYTHSSMHSLTSSVLFFKPRVGFQLRRVSNHFLIRNAASPRAFMSSSIATDAFQESTSSKAYGSEQIQVLEGLDPVRKRPGMYIGSTGLRGLHHLVYEILDNAIDEAQAGFASKVDVVLLADDSVSITDNGRGIPTELHPVTKKSSLETVLTVLHAGGKFGGASSGYSVSGGLHGVGLSVVNALSEALEVTVWRDGMEYQQKYSRGKPVTSLTHRVLPTESTDLQGTHIRFWPDKEVFTTEIQFDYNTIAGRIRELAFLNPELAITLRKEDKDPEKNQYNEYCYAGGLVEYVRWLNTDKKPVHDVVGFRKVADGISIDVALQWCSDAYSDTMLGYANSIRTIDGGTHIDGMKASLTRTLNNLGKKSKIIKEKDITLSGEHVREGLTCVISVKVPNPEFEGQTKTRLGNPEVRKVVDQTVQEFLTEYLELHPDVLDLILSKSLNALKAALAAKRARELVRQKSVLKSSSLPGKLADCSSTNPEESEIFIVEGDSAGGSAKQGRDRRFQAILPLRGKILNIERKDEAAMYKSEEIQNLILGLGLGVKGEDFKKEALRYHKIIILTDADVDGAHIRTLLLTFFFRYQRALFDEGCIYVGVPPLFKVERGKQVHYCYDDAELKQLQHSFPPNASYSIQRFKGLGEMMPVQLWETTMDPERRLLKQLVVEDAAEANVVFSSLMGARVDFRKELIQKSASTMKLDQLDI, encoded by the exons ATGGCGTTGCGGCTGAGACCGCCTTATCTTCCTCTCAGAATGATGGCCTCTCGTTTTTACACCCACTCGTCCATGCATTCTCTCACTTCTTCTGTTCTCTTTTTCAAACCTAG GGTTGGTTTTCAATTGAGAAGGGTCTCGAATCATTTTTTGATTCGGAATGCTGCTTCGCCGAGGGCTTTTATGTCGTCCAGCATTGCTACTGACGCTTTTCAGGAAAGTACAAGTTCTAAAGCTTACGGGTCTGAACAGATTCAG GTATTGGAAGGCCTAGACCCTGTCAGGAAAAGGCCAGGAATGTATATTGGAAGCACTGGACTTCGTGGTTTGCACCATTTG GTTTATGAAATATTGGATAATGCCATTGATGAGGCTCAAGCTGGATTTGCTTCAAAGGTAGACGTTGTTTTACTTGCTGATGATTCTGTAAGCATCACTGATAACGGGCGTGGG ATTCCGACTGAGTTGCATCCAGTCACGAAGAAATCTTCCTTGGAGACTGTATTGACG GTCTTACATGCAGGTGGCAAATTTGGTGGTGCCAGTAGTGGTTATAGTGTATCTGGTGGACTACATGGTGTGGGCTTATCTGTTGTTAATGCCTTGTCAGAG GCATTAGAAGTTACTGTCTGGCGTGACGGAATGGAATACCAGCAGAAATATTCCCGTGGAAAGCCTGTAACATCTCTAACACATCGCGTGCTTCCAACTGAATCAACTGATCTCCAGGGGACACACATCAGGTTTTGGCCTGATAAAGAAG TATTCACTACTGAAATTCAGTTTGACTACAACACAATAGCTGGACGAATTAGGGAGCTTGCTTTTCTAAACCCTGAG CTTGCAATCACTCTTAGGAAAGAGGATAAAGATCCAGAGAAGAATCAATATAATGAATACTGCTATGCTGGAGGATTAGTTGAGTATGTGAGATGGTTAAATACTGATAAG AAACCAGTTCATGATGTGGTTGGTTTCAGAAAAGTAGCAGATGGAATATCAATTGATGTAGCTCTTCAATG GTGCTCAGATGCATATTCAGATACTATGCTGGGATATGCTAATAGCATACGCACAattgatgggggtactcatatCGATGGTATGAAGGCTTCTTTGACAAGAACTCTCAATAACCTTGGGAAGAAGTCGAAGATTATTAAG GAGAAGGATATTACTTTAAGTGGCGAACATGTAAGAGAGGGATTAACATGTGTTATCTCAGTAAAAGTTCCAAATCCAGAATTTGAAGGACAGACGAAG ACAAGGTTAGGAAATCCAGAGGTGCGCAAAGTGGTTGATCAGACTGTTCAAGAGTTTCTTACTGAGTACTTGGAGTTGCATCCAGATGTTCTTGATttgattctttccaaatctctaAATGCTCTCAAG GCAGCTCTGGCAGCAAAGAGAGCAAGGGAATTGGTTAGACAAAAGAGTGTCTTGAAATCATCATCCCTTCCAGGCAAGCTAGCTGATTGCTCATCCACAAATCCTGAAGAATCTG AAATATTTATTGTTGAAGGAGATTCAGCTGGTGGAAGTGCAAAACAAGGTCGTGATAGGCGCTTTCAG GCTATTCTCCCTCTGAGGGGTAAAATTTTGAACATTGAAAGAAAGGATGAAGCAGCAATGTACAAGAGTGAAGagattcaaaatctaattcttgGTCTGGGACTTGGAGTAAAG GGAGAGGATTTTAAAAAGGAAGCTCTCCGTTATCATAAAATCATCATCTTAACAGATGCTGATGTGGATGGTGCTCATATTCGAACTCTGCTGTTGacttttttctttagatatcaG AGAGCTTTATTTGATGAAGGCTGTATTTATGTTGGTGTTCCACCCCTTTTCAAG GTTGAGAGGGGAAAACAAGTACATTATTGCTATGATGATGCAGAACTTAAACAACTTCAGCATTCCTTTCCTCCAAATGCATCATACAGCATTCAGAGGTTCAAAG GCTTGGGGGAGATGATGCCTGTACAACTTTGGGAAACAACAATGGATCCCGAGAGAAGGCTGCTGAAGCAATTGGTTGTTGAGGATGCTGCAGAAGCAAATGTTGTCTTCTCCTCACTGATGGGTGCTCGG GTTGATTTTCGTAAGGAACTTATACAGAAGTCTGCTAGCACAATGAAGCTGGACCAATTGGATATATGA
- the LOC117920087 gene encoding UDP-glucose iridoid glucosyltransferase-like produces the protein MPLQDMEKRRQGIRDHLVLVPCPFQGHMKPMLHLANLLHSKGFSITIIHSQSNSPNPSHYPHFFFRCLGDSSHIQSASDGDFVPFISALNQHSPTIFRDLLLRMHFQDPILSIIHDSVMYFPITVADELDIPRIVLRTSSAAAGFAFALSIPKQQRSLPFQENELEEALVEFPSIRGKDLPVINTFHKEARDEFLARVHHGTRTASAIVWNTFRGLEQTTLEKMELLFSVPNFPIGPLHKHSGASLTSFVTEDHGCIAWLDQQAPSSVIYVSVGSLITTSESELVEMAWGLANSGQPFLWVVRPGLVNGSSNAAQLLPKEFKETTNKRGRVISWAPQEAVLAHRSVGGFWTHSGWNSTVESISEGVPMLCSPIVGDQRVNARFVSHVWRIGIQLEDGVERGKIEKAIKRLMVDEEGTEMKKRAMDLKDKVASSLRQGGSSSEFLHSLVDFIKGKLCKP, from the exons ATGCCCCTGCAAGACATGGAGAAGCGTAGGCAAGGAATTAGGGATCACCTGGTACTAGTTCCATGCCCATTTCAAGGCCACATGAAGCCCATGCTTCACCTGGCCAATCTCCTTCACTCTAAAGGCTTCTCCATCACCATTATTCACTCACAATCCAATTCTCCAAATCCTTCTCACTACCCCCACTTCTTCTTCCGCTGCTTGGGTGACTCCTCCCACATACAATCTGCCTCTGATGGTGATTTTGTGCCCTTCATATCTGCCCTTAACCAACACTCTCCCACCATATTTCGTGATCTCCTGCTTCGTATGCATTTCCAGGATCCTATCTTGTCCATTATTCACGACTCTGTTATGTACTTCCCTATTACTGTCGCTGATGAACTGGATATTCCAAGGATCGTCTTGCGCACTAGTAGTGCTGCTGCGGGTTTCGCTTTCGCCCTCTCTATCCCTAAACAACAAAGATCACTTCCTTTCcaag AAAATGAATTAGAGGAAGCTTTGGTAGAATTTCCATCCATCAGAGGGAAGGACCTGCCAGTGATCAACACATTTCACAAAGAAGCCCGGGATGAGTTCCTTGCTCGTGTTCATCACGGAACAAGGACAGCCAGTGCAATTGTGTGGAACACTTTCAGGGGTCTCGAGCAAACAACATTGGAGAAAATGGAACTACTCTTCTCTGTCCCAAACTTCCCAATAGGCCCTCTTCACAAACATTCAGGAGCTTCTTTGACCAGCTTTGTGACCGAGGACCATGGCTGCATTGCCTGGCTAGATCAGCAAGCTCCAAGCTCAGTGATTTACGTAAGCGTTGGTAGCCTAATCACAACGAGTGAAAGTGAGCTAGTTGAGATGGCTTGGGGCCTAGCCAACAGTGGCCAACCCTTCCTGTGGGTGGTTCGACCCGGTTTGGTCAATGGCTCATCCAACGCTGCCCAGCTCTTGCCGAAAGAGTTTAAAGAGACCACGAATAAAAGGGGCAGAGTCATTAGTTGGGCGCCTCAAGAAGCAGTGTTGGCACACCGATCAGTGGGAGGGTTTTGGACACACAGTGGATGGAATTCAACAGTTGAGAGTATTAGTGAGGGGGTCCCAATGCTATGCTCTCCGATTGTGGGGGACCAAAGAGTGAATGCAAGGTTTGTGAGCCATGTTTGGAGGATAGGCATACAATTAGAGGATGGAGTGGAGAGAGGGAAGATAGAGAAGGCTATTAAAAGGCTCATGGTTGATGAAGAGGGAACGGAGATGAAGAAGAGAGCTATGGATTTGAAAGACAAGGTGGCATCTTCCTTGAGACAAGGTGGTTCCTCTTCCGAGTTTTTACACAGTTTGGTGGATTTCATCAAGGGAAAATTATGTAAGCCTTAA
- the LOC117920706 gene encoding microtubule-associated protein 70-2-like, producing the protein MANVHISNGEAGPSSDSLKPMVLTSSTSFKARKKPTISRAGSEVEDVINLLHGSDPVRVELNRLENEVRDKDRELGDAHAEIKALKYSERLKEKAVEELTDELQKVDGKLKATEALLESKNLEIKKINDERKAALAAQFAAEATLRRVHAAQKDDEMPPIEAIIAPLEAELKLARLEAAKLQDDNRALDRLTKSKEAALLEAERTVEIALAKASLVDDLQNKNQELMKQIEICQEENKILDKMHRQKVAEVKKLTQTVCELEEAVLAGGAAANAVRDYRRKVQEMNDERKILDRELSRAKVTANRVAVVVANEWKDANDKVMPVKQWLEERKFFQGEMQLLRDKLAVAERTAKAEAQLKEKYQLRFKVLEERLRASPSGNLRTTSEGRSISNGPSRRQSLGGAENLSRSASNGFALRRTANSQSGSIRSNSASVLLRNAKISSRSFDGGSRSLDRDKVIPNAARKHEVLTDTNDQIQNAKTIGTHEASTNGNPSEKTKSELDDSVSGVLYDMLQKEVITLRRACHEKDQSLKDKDDAIEMLAKKVDTLNKAMGVEAKKMRREVAAMEKEVAAMRVSKEHDPRARRPSAPRGSQLLSARNARNS; encoded by the exons ATGGCGAACGTCCACATTAGCAACGGCGAAGCTGGGCCGAGCTCCGACTCGCTCAAGCCCATGGTGCTCACATCATCAACTTCGTTCAAGGCTCGCAAGAAGCCTACCATCTCCAGAGCTGGCTCCGAAGTCGAAGATGTCATCAACCTTTTGCACGGTTCCGATCCAGTCCGTGTCGAGCTCAATCGCCTCGAGAACGAAGTCAGAG ACAAAGATAGGGAACTGGGAGATGCACATGCGGAAATCAAGGCACTGAAATATTCAGAACGCCTCAAAGAGAAAGCAGTTGAAGAG CTAACTGATGAGCTACAAAAAGTAGATGGAAAATTAAAAGCAACTGAAGCACTCTTGGAAAGCAAG AACCTTGAGATTAAGAAGATAAATGATGAGAGAAAAGCAGCTCTGGCTGCCCAATTTGCAGCAGAAGCCACACTTCGAAGAGTTCATGCTGCCCAAAAAGATGATGAAATGCCTCCTATTGAAGCCATCATCGCCCCACTGGAGGCAGAGCTAAAGCTGGCTAGACTGGAG GCAGCAAAGTTGCAGGATGACAATAGAGCACTGGATCGACTAACTAAATCTAAGGAGGCTGCTTTACTTGAGGCTGAGAGAACTGTTGAGATTGCTTTGGCAAAAGCATCCTTGGTTGATGATCTGCAAAACAAAAACCAAGAACTCATGAAGCAGATTGAAATATGCCAG GAGGAGAACAAAATCCTGGACAAAATGCATCGGCAAAAGGTTGCAGAGGTCAAAAAGCTAACACAAACTGTTTGTGAACTTGAAGAGGCTGTTTTGGCTGGGGGAGCTGCAGCAAATGCTGTGCGTGATTACCGGCGGAAAGTGCAAGAAATGAAT GATGAGAGAAAAATTTTGGACCGGGAACTATCTCGTGCAAAGGTTACTGCAAATCGAGTAGCTGTTGTTGTTGCAAATGAATGGAAAGATGCCAATGACAAAGTGATGCCTGTGAAGCAATggcttgaagaaagaaaattttttcag GGAGAAATGCAACTACTTCGAGATAAACTGGCTGTAGCAGAGCGCACAGCCAAGGCTGAAGCACAGTTAAAA GAGAAATATCAACTACGGTTCAAAGTGCTAGAAGAAAGACTTAGAGCATCTCCAAGTGGTAATTTACGCACAACTTCAGAAGGAAGAAGTATAAGCAATGGGCCGTCACGACGTCAGTCTCTTGGTGGGGCAGAAAACTTGTCAAGATCAGCCTCCAACGGCTTTGCATTGAGGAGAACAGCAAATTCACAATCCGGGTCGATCAGGTCCAACAGTGCCAGTGTGTTATTAAGAAATGCCAAGATCTCATCAAGATCATTTGATGGTGGTAGTAGATCACTAGATAGAGATAAAGTGATTCCAAATGCAGCTAGGAAACATGAAGTGCTCACTGACACCAATGATCAGATCCAAAATGCCAAGACAATTGGTACACATGAGGCAAGCACAAATGGAAATCCGAGTGAGAAAACAAAATCAGAACTTGATGATTCAGTCTCTGGAGTGTTGTATGATATGCTACAGAAAGAGGTTATCACTCTTAGAAGAGCTTGCCATGAGAAAGACCAGAGCCTTAAGGACAAGGATGATGCAATTGAG ATGTTGGCAAAGAAGGTCGATACATTAAACAAAGCAATGGGAGTTGAGGCCAAAAAGATGCGAAGAGAAGTTGCTGCTATGGAAAAGGAAGTTGCGGCCATGCGTGTTAGCAAGGAGCATGATCCAAGGGCACGACGCCCAAGCGCTCCTAGAGGCTCTCAGTTGCTTTCTGCAAG GAATGCACGAAACTCATAG
- the LOC117919960 gene encoding uncharacterized protein LOC117919960, translating to MPHRTRPMTALLVFTGLNVVLASTITPVYDFVCFLPYWERRRERRRQEREASLVHSQST from the exons ATGCCGCATAGAACTCGACCCATGACAGCCCTCTTGGTGTTTACTGGACTCAATGTTGTTTTGGCGTCAACCATTACTCCAGTCTATGATTTCGTCTGCTTCCTTCCATACTGGGAACGAAGG CGAGAACGACGACGTCAGGAACGTGAGGCATCTTTAGTGCACTCTCAATCAACATAA